One Thermococcus sp. M39 genomic region harbors:
- a CDS encoding nucleotidyltransferase domain-containing protein, with protein MIPQTHLKVLRKLYERLKDSDVNWVITGSLGFALQGVPVEPHDIDIQTDKEGAYEIEHLFSEFVVRPVKFRESERIRSHFGALMIDGIKVEIMGDIQKKVNDEWEPPVDINRYKRFVQIEGMKIPVLDLEYEYQAYLKLGRVEKAKMLKKFLDKKTASSDS; from the coding sequence ATGATTCCTCAAACCCACCTCAAAGTCCTGCGCAAACTGTATGAGAGGTTAAAGGATAGCGATGTGAATTGGGTTATTACAGGAAGTCTTGGCTTTGCACTTCAAGGAGTTCCCGTTGAGCCCCATGATATTGATATCCAGACGGACAAAGAAGGAGCTTATGAAATCGAGCACCTCTTTTCTGAGTTTGTAGTGAGACCCGTAAAGTTCAGAGAGAGTGAGAGAATCCGCTCGCACTTTGGAGCACTGATGATTGATGGAATCAAAGTCGAGATAATGGGGGATATTCAAAAGAAAGTTAATGATGAATGGGAACCTCCTGTAGATATAAATAGGTACAAACGCTTTGTACAAATCGAAGGTATGAAAATCCCTGTTTTGGATTTAGAATATGAGTATCAGGCCTATCTCAAGCTGGGGAGGGTTGAAAAAGCGAAGATGCTGAAGAAGTTTTTGGATAAGAAGACTGCAAGTTCGGATAGTTAA